In Tenacibaculum pacificus, a single window of DNA contains:
- the pyrF gene encoding orotidine-5'-phosphate decarboxylase, with translation MTTQELVKQINKKKSFLCIGLDVDLTKIPTHLLKEEDPIFAFNKAIIDATHHLCVAYKPNTAFYEAYGIKGWKSLEKTIKYINEKHPEIFTIADAKRGDIGNTSTMYAKAFFEDLAFDSVTVAPYMGKDSVEPFLAFEDKHTIMLALTSNQGAFDFQTKMIDGKEVYKQVLETSTTWKNSENLMYVVGATKAEYFTEIRKIVPDSFLLVPGVGAQGGNLQDVCKYGMNKNVGLLINSSRGIIYASNKYDFAQAAAEKAKDLQLQMQDILN, from the coding sequence ATGACTACACAAGAATTAGTTAAGCAAATTAACAAAAAGAAATCGTTTTTATGCATCGGTTTAGATGTCGATTTAACTAAAATCCCTACACATTTATTAAAAGAGGAAGATCCTATTTTTGCCTTTAACAAAGCTATTATTGATGCTACACATCATTTATGCGTTGCCTACAAACCGAATACAGCTTTTTACGAAGCTTACGGAATAAAAGGTTGGAAATCTTTAGAAAAAACAATCAAATACATCAACGAAAAACATCCTGAAATTTTTACTATTGCAGATGCTAAACGTGGTGATATTGGTAATACCTCAACAATGTACGCCAAAGCTTTTTTTGAAGATTTAGCCTTTGATTCGGTTACAGTTGCGCCTTATATGGGAAAAGATTCTGTAGAACCTTTTTTAGCTTTTGAAGATAAACATACTATTATGTTGGCGTTAACATCTAACCAAGGTGCATTTGATTTTCAAACAAAAATGATAGATGGTAAAGAAGTTTACAAACAAGTTTTAGAAACGTCTACTACTTGGAAAAATTCAGAAAACTTAATGTACGTAGTAGGTGCTACCAAAGCGGAGTACTTTACAGAAATACGAAAAATTGTTCCTGATAGCTTTTTATTAGTGCCAGGTGTTGGCGCTCAGGGTGGTAATTTACAAGATGTTTGTAAATACGGAATGAACAAAAATGTTGGTTTACTGATTAATTCATCTCGTGGAATTATTTACGCTTCTAATAAATATGATTTTGCACAAGCTGCTGCCGAAAAAGCAAAAGATTTACAATTACAAATGCAAGATATTTTAAACTAA
- a CDS encoding HlyD family secretion protein, giving the protein MLTFIGVLLIITGLITIVLKSIIKDNKILTWFTLKRSIQLTTLGAFMSIITGMFFYADAGTAYAVQYVSGGDKMITTQGLKLKWWGRIIPLSYETSIKDIIVKDESELPKSDRGIYNRKAQKWEFSDAIKAEISTSVIVGVNINDEAVFLNMADRNRSESKLIYGRVLPNIDAAIKNTCKLMDAQDYISGQASDFDRYFRDQLENGMYQVEQYYEAENNNEIVGDTTTIRKIKIGKSSKQKKFRIKRAKDGSISRDNSNTLKQYGLKIYQAQVTGIDWEASFDERLDLQKNEVAQTQLEKQQAEREYYRAKKEVAKGESEKAKERARLEKIQIQQTIEAETEAKVAGFNLIKEKKQFEVEQYKAKSKKVAADAQYYENAKLVSAGLTPQEKAEWEYKTAVGVAQQIKDLKLPSTYIEGSKNGNNGNLLQSLIGADLAKKMMENKK; this is encoded by the coding sequence ATGCTAACATTTATCGGAGTATTACTAATTATTACAGGATTAATAACCATTGTATTAAAATCTATTATAAAAGACAATAAAATATTAACTTGGTTTACTTTAAAAAGAAGTATTCAGTTAACAACACTTGGTGCTTTTATGAGTATTATAACAGGAATGTTTTTTTATGCAGATGCAGGTACAGCTTATGCCGTACAATACGTATCAGGAGGTGATAAAATGATAACCACACAAGGTTTAAAATTAAAATGGTGGGGAAGAATTATTCCTTTATCATATGAAACATCAATAAAAGACATTATCGTTAAAGATGAAAGTGAATTACCAAAAAGTGATAGAGGAATTTATAATAGAAAAGCTCAAAAATGGGAGTTTAGCGATGCTATTAAAGCTGAAATAAGTACCTCTGTAATTGTTGGTGTAAACATTAATGATGAAGCTGTTTTCTTAAACATGGCAGATAGAAATAGAAGTGAATCTAAATTGATTTACGGAAGAGTTTTACCAAATATTGATGCTGCTATAAAAAACACTTGTAAATTAATGGATGCTCAAGATTATATTTCTGGACAAGCTTCTGATTTTGATAGATATTTTAGAGATCAATTAGAAAATGGAATGTATCAAGTAGAACAATATTACGAAGCTGAAAATAATAATGAAATTGTAGGAGATACAACTACTATTAGAAAAATAAAAATTGGAAAATCAAGCAAACAAAAAAAGTTTAGAATAAAAAGAGCTAAAGATGGTAGTATTAGTAGAGATAACTCTAACACTTTAAAACAATATGGTTTAAAAATTTACCAAGCTCAAGTAACAGGTATAGATTGGGAAGCTTCTTTTGATGAACGTTTAGACTTACAAAAAAATGAAGTTGCACAAACTCAATTAGAAAAACAACAAGCCGAACGTGAATATTATAGAGCTAAAAAAGAAGTTGCAAAAGGAGAATCTGAAAAAGCAAAAGAAAGAGCTAGATTAGAAAAAATTCAAATTCAACAAACTATAGAAGCAGAAACAGAAGCTAAAGTTGCTGGATTTAATCTAATAAAAGAAAAAAAGCAATTTGAAGTTGAACAATATAAAGCTAAAAGTAAAAAAGTTGCTGCTGATGCTCAATACTATGAAAATGCTAAATTAGTAAGCGCTGGTTTAACACCACAAGAAAAAGCAGAATGGGAATATAAAACAGCTGTAGGAGTAGCACAGCAAATAAAAGACCTAAAACTACCATCTACTTATATTGAAGGAAGTAAAAATGGAAATAATGGAAATTTATTACAATCATTAATTGGTGCTGATCTTGCTAAAAAAATGATGGAAAATAAAAAATAA
- a CDS encoding TlpA family protein disulfide reductase: MIKKIVFVFVTMLLFSCSVENPTEFSKEALEDVFTSIDKKEEVKFRDILAKNKGKKIVIDVWASWCTDCLKSLPDVKKLQEKNPEVVFLYLSLDRDLDSWQEGVQRLNIKGQHYFMQSGWEGRFGKFLGLSWIPRYLVINEQGKIVVFNETKITDNLITKQAKK, encoded by the coding sequence ATGATAAAAAAGATAGTATTCGTTTTTGTAACAATGTTATTATTCAGTTGTTCAGTTGAAAATCCTACTGAATTTTCAAAAGAAGCCTTAGAAGATGTTTTTACTTCAATAGATAAAAAAGAAGAGGTAAAGTTTAGAGATATTTTAGCAAAAAATAAAGGCAAAAAAATAGTAATTGATGTTTGGGCATCTTGGTGTACAGATTGTTTAAAAAGTTTACCAGATGTTAAAAAATTACAAGAGAAAAATCCTGAAGTTGTATTTTTATATTTGTCTTTAGATAGAGATTTAGATTCTTGGCAAGAAGGAGTTCAAAGATTAAATATAAAAGGACAACATTATTTTATGCAATCGGGCTGGGAAGGACGCTTTGGGAAATTTTTAGGTTTAAGCTGGATTCCTCGTTATTTAGTAATTAATGAACAAGGAAAAATAGTTGTTTTTAATGAAACAAAAATAACTGATAATTTAATAACTAAACAAGCTAAAAAATAA
- a CDS encoding TlpA family protein disulfide reductase, with product MKKIIYLFVFVLFASCNADKPAAFPEEVLNEKFLTETEETITFKDILAKHKGKKIMFEICASWCAECVSGIPKIKELKAENPDVVFVFLSIDKSIKQWKKGNVRFFNIEGDHYYLPAALKGGYATSLGIKDVPGYMVVNERGIISLANVTEPFDPRLAAALKQ from the coding sequence TTGAAAAAAATTATTTACCTATTCGTTTTTGTTTTATTTGCATCTTGTAACGCAGATAAGCCTGCTGCATTTCCAGAAGAAGTTTTAAATGAAAAATTTTTAACTGAAACAGAAGAAACTATAACGTTTAAAGATATCCTTGCAAAACATAAAGGAAAGAAAATAATGTTTGAAATTTGTGCTTCTTGGTGTGCCGAATGTGTATCTGGAATTCCTAAAATAAAAGAATTAAAGGCTGAAAACCCTGACGTTGTTTTCGTTTTTTTATCGATTGATAAATCAATTAAACAATGGAAAAAAGGAAATGTTAGGTTCTTTAATATAGAAGGAGATCATTATTATTTACCTGCAGCACTTAAAGGAGGCTATGCAACAAGTTTAGGTATAAAAGATGTACCAGGATATATGGTGGTTAATGAACGTGGTATTATTTCTTTGGCAAATGTAACAGAACCATTTGACCCAAGATTAGCAGCAGCATTAAAACAGTAG
- a CDS encoding ABC transporter permease: MFQYVINKIFYGFLTLFGVVTVIFFLFNVLPGDPARMMLDQREDTEQLQNIRKKYGFDKPIFTQYLYYLNDVSPLSLHSNNVDDYTFLSDEKYTSQKLVSIGAVNLVIKYPYLRQSFQKNGKNVSEVISETLPNTAVLAVFAIVIALFLGIFLGILSALYKDTFFDRIIAVLSTLGMSVPSFFSAILAAWFFGFILHEYTSLEMTGSLYEVDDFGEGMHIQWKNLILPAIVLGVRPLAVVIQLMRNSLLETLNQDYIRTAKAKGLTMYQVIKKHALKNSLNPVVTAISGWFASMLAGAVFVEYIFNWNGLGKEIVNSLNTLDLPVIMGSVLVVATLFISINILVDVVYSWLDPRIKLN; this comes from the coding sequence ATGTTTCAATATGTAATTAATAAAATTTTCTACGGATTTTTAACTTTGTTTGGCGTAGTAACGGTTATCTTCTTTTTATTTAATGTGTTGCCTGGCGATCCTGCAAGGATGATGTTAGATCAACGAGAGGATACGGAACAGCTTCAAAATATCAGAAAAAAATATGGTTTTGATAAACCGATATTTACACAATATTTATATTATTTAAATGATGTTTCTCCGTTGTCGTTGCACAGTAATAATGTTGATGATTACACTTTTTTATCCGATGAAAAATATACATCGCAAAAATTAGTATCAATTGGAGCTGTTAATTTGGTAATTAAATACCCGTATTTACGACAATCATTTCAGAAGAACGGTAAAAATGTATCCGAAGTAATATCAGAAACATTACCAAATACCGCTGTTTTAGCTGTTTTTGCTATTGTAATCGCTTTATTTCTAGGGATTTTTTTAGGAATTTTATCAGCATTATATAAAGATACTTTTTTCGATAGAATTATAGCTGTACTTAGTACTTTAGGAATGAGTGTTCCTTCTTTCTTTTCGGCAATTTTGGCGGCTTGGTTTTTCGGATTTATACTTCATGAATATACTAGTTTAGAAATGACAGGTAGTTTATATGAAGTAGATGATTTTGGCGAAGGAATGCATATTCAGTGGAAAAATTTAATATTACCTGCAATAGTATTAGGAGTTCGTCCGTTAGCAGTAGTTATTCAGTTAATGCGTAATTCGTTATTAGAAACCTTAAATCAAGATTATATAAGAACGGCAAAAGCAAAAGGATTAACAATGTATCAAGTAATTAAAAAACATGCGTTAAAAAATTCTTTAAATCCTGTGGTAACAGCAATTTCAGGATGGTTTGCTTCTATGTTAGCAGGTGCGGTTTTTGTAGAGTATATTTTTAACTGGAACGGATTAGGAAAAGAAATTGTAAATTCATTAAATACACTCGATTTACCTGTAATAATGGGGAGTGTGTTAGTAGTAGCAACCTTATTTATCAGCATTAATATATTGGTTGATGTTGTTTATAGTTGGTTAGATCCACGAATTAAATTAAATTAA
- a CDS encoding putative signal transducing protein, with product MKEHIKVYTGTSILANRLAFLLDEAKIPSLIKDSKESGRLAGFGSTGDSSELFIYKSDNERSKEIINNFKKELE from the coding sequence ATGAAAGAACATATTAAAGTATACACAGGAACTTCAATTTTAGCAAATAGACTTGCTTTTTTACTTGATGAAGCAAAAATACCTAGTTTAATTAAAGATTCAAAAGAATCTGGAAGATTAGCTGGTTTTGGTTCTACAGGTGATTCTTCTGAATTATTCATATATAAATCTGATAACGAGAGATCTAAAGAAATAATAAATAACTTCAAAAAAGAGTTAGAATAA
- a CDS encoding TlpA family protein disulfide reductase, with translation MKYFLCFIVFLILQSCAVFQPKSFTNEALDEKLVTITRDSITLKEIFENNKGKQQLIQVFATYCPFSQRSFKDVIKFQKENPSFKYVFLSVDHSYFDWKRGLENIKVKGQHYYIPKKGKGKLAKFLKLKTIPRFMIVDKKGEISLFKASSVSKKVNNKY, from the coding sequence ATGAAATATTTTTTATGTTTTATAGTATTTTTAATATTACAAAGTTGTGCTGTTTTTCAACCAAAATCGTTTACGAACGAAGCTTTAGATGAAAAATTAGTAACCATAACAAGAGATTCTATCACCTTAAAAGAAATTTTTGAAAACAATAAAGGGAAACAACAGCTTATACAAGTTTTTGCAACGTATTGTCCTTTTAGTCAGCGTAGTTTTAAAGATGTAATTAAGTTTCAGAAAGAAAATCCATCGTTTAAATATGTTTTTTTATCCGTAGATCATTCTTATTTTGATTGGAAAAGAGGACTTGAAAACATCAAAGTAAAAGGACAACATTATTATATTCCTAAAAAAGGAAAAGGAAAATTGGCGAAATTTTTAAAGTTAAAAACAATTCCAAGATTTATGATTGTTGATAAAAAAGGAGAAATTTCACTTTTTAAAGCATCAAGTGTATCAAAAAAAGTAAACAATAAATATTAA
- a CDS encoding ATP-dependent Clp protease adaptor ClpS has translation MSTIEKIQEELDVLVEETKQREIILHNDDVNSFDFVIDSLIDVCNHTPEQAEQCSVLVHYKGKCAVKTGEYKDLEPRCSKLLQLGLSAEII, from the coding sequence ATGAGTACGATAGAGAAAATACAAGAAGAGCTTGATGTTTTGGTAGAAGAAACAAAACAGCGTGAAATTATTTTACATAATGATGATGTAAATTCTTTCGATTTTGTAATCGATAGTTTGATTGATGTTTGTAATCATACACCAGAGCAAGCAGAGCAATGTTCTGTGTTAGTTCATTATAAGGGTAAATGCGCCGTAAAAACAGGTGAGTATAAAGATTTAGAACCAAGATGTAGTAAGTTGTTACAATTAGGTTTATCCGCAGAAATAATTTAA
- a CDS encoding calcium/sodium antiporter — translation MMDIVYIALGLLLLVLGGNWLLKAAVGLSLKLNIPKVVIGMTVVSFATSAPELIVSIKSALSGSPGLAVGNVIGSNIANIGLVLGITLILSTIEVEKNFYKTDWPIMMLASGLLYFFIAFDNVIQQYEGIVLFTVLVVFLVYLLRFQKTPIEVDEISEDDENMPIYKVIAFLTIGGFCLWLGSEWLIDGATNLAKSMGVSDAIIGVTVVSVGTSVPELAASIIAVLKKEKAISLGNLIGSNVFNILAVLGITSIITPIKLGTDALSLVNNDIYWMLAISFIVLPFAFFPKKLRLNWIHGIILLVAYTAFVYLKLS, via the coding sequence TTGATGGATATTGTATACATAGCATTAGGATTGTTATTATTAGTTCTTGGAGGAAATTGGCTTTTAAAAGCAGCTGTAGGATTATCATTAAAATTAAACATTCCTAAAGTAGTAATTGGGATGACGGTTGTTTCTTTTGCAACCTCTGCACCTGAATTGATTGTTAGTATTAAATCGGCTTTAAGTGGTTCGCCTGGTTTGGCTGTGGGAAATGTAATTGGTTCTAATATTGCAAATATTGGTTTGGTATTAGGTATTACATTAATTTTATCGACAATTGAAGTTGAGAAAAATTTTTATAAAACAGATTGGCCTATAATGATGCTTGCATCTGGATTATTATATTTCTTTATTGCTTTTGATAATGTAATTCAACAGTATGAAGGTATTGTTTTATTTACAGTATTAGTAGTGTTTTTAGTTTACTTATTGCGTTTTCAGAAAACACCAATTGAAGTTGATGAGATTTCAGAAGATGATGAAAATATGCCCATATATAAAGTTATCGCTTTTTTAACAATTGGAGGTTTCTGTTTGTGGTTAGGTTCTGAATGGCTGATTGATGGAGCTACAAATTTAGCTAAAAGTATGGGGGTAAGTGATGCTATTATTGGTGTTACAGTAGTTTCAGTAGGAACAAGTGTACCTGAATTAGCAGCATCAATTATTGCAGTATTAAAAAAGGAAAAAGCTATTTCTTTAGGAAATTTAATTGGTTCAAATGTATTTAATATTTTGGCAGTTTTAGGTATTACTTCAATTATTACGCCTATAAAATTAGGTACTGATGCTTTAAGTTTAGTTAATAATGATATTTATTGGATGTTAGCAATATCATTTATAGTGTTGCCATTTGCATTTTTCCCAAAGAAATTACGTTTAAACTGGATACACGGAATTATATTATTAGTCGCTTATACAGCATTTGTATATTTAAAATTGAGTTAA
- the prmA gene encoding 50S ribosomal protein L11 methyltransferase, whose amino-acid sequence MDNIYIEYNFEVTPKDPATEILIAELGGIGFESFVEVENGVTAYIQKNDWKENILEDVFILKSEEFSISFNHKEIEQTNWNAEWEKNFNQIQVDDLVSIRAPFHENPNLKYDIVIEPKMSFGTGHHETTHVMVQHLIDLDITNKKTLDMGCGTGILAIFAEMKGAQPIDAIDIDAWCYENSVENVERNGGKHISVFEGDSSLLTDKKYDVIIANINRNILLSDMEIYTSCLNKKGILLLSGFYSEDIPLIDAEVSKYGLTLKKTIKRNNWVALQYQKTV is encoded by the coding sequence ATGGATAATATTTATATAGAATATAATTTTGAAGTAACTCCTAAAGATCCAGCAACTGAAATTTTAATTGCTGAATTAGGTGGTATTGGTTTTGAAAGTTTTGTAGAAGTTGAAAATGGCGTAACAGCATATATTCAAAAAAATGATTGGAAAGAAAATATCTTAGAAGATGTTTTTATATTAAAATCTGAAGAGTTTTCAATATCTTTTAATCATAAAGAAATTGAACAAACAAATTGGAATGCTGAATGGGAAAAGAATTTTAATCAAATTCAAGTAGATGATTTAGTAAGTATAAGAGCGCCATTTCACGAGAACCCTAATTTAAAGTACGATATTGTTATTGAGCCAAAAATGAGTTTTGGTACAGGTCATCATGAAACAACTCACGTGATGGTACAGCATTTAATTGATTTAGATATCACCAATAAAAAAACATTAGACATGGGCTGTGGAACAGGAATTTTAGCAATTTTTGCTGAAATGAAAGGCGCACAACCTATTGATGCTATTGATATTGATGCTTGGTGTTATGAAAATTCAGTAGAAAACGTAGAAAGAAATGGGGGTAAGCATATTTCGGTTTTTGAAGGAGATTCATCTTTATTAACCGATAAAAAGTATGATGTTATTATTGCAAATATCAATCGTAATATTTTATTGAGCGATATGGAAATATATACAAGTTGCTTGAATAAAAAAGGTATTTTATTATTAAGCGGTTTCTATAGTGAAGATATTCCTCTGATAGATGCGGAAGTTTCAAAATACGGTTTAACATTAAAGAAAACAATTAAAAGAAATAATTGGGTAGCTTTGCAGTATCAAAAAACAGTGTAA
- the tpiA gene encoding triose-phosphate isomerase, with product MRKKIVAGNWKMNKNLDETKRLIKQIKKGTGKKVGKDTRVIIAPSFVNLNTAVKRTKKSKIEVAAQNIHQFKSGAFTGEVSADMLASLGLNLVIIGHSERREYFGETDVILAQKVDTALENNLEIIFCFGEVLEDRKSDNHFKVVESQLKNGLFHLKKEDFANIILAYEPVWAIGTGETASPEQAQEMHAFVRATIAKEYGDTIANDISILYGGSVKPENAEEIFSKADVDGGLIGGAALKAEDFVTIIKSI from the coding sequence TTGAGAAAAAAGATAGTCGCAGGTAATTGGAAGATGAATAAAAACCTTGATGAAACGAAACGGTTAATCAAGCAAATAAAGAAAGGGACAGGGAAAAAAGTAGGTAAAGATACTAGAGTAATTATAGCACCTAGTTTTGTAAATTTAAATACTGCAGTTAAAAGAACTAAAAAATCTAAAATTGAAGTAGCAGCTCAAAATATACATCAATTTAAAAGCGGTGCTTTTACAGGAGAAGTATCTGCGGATATGTTAGCTTCTTTAGGTTTGAATTTGGTAATAATAGGACATTCTGAACGTAGAGAATATTTTGGTGAAACAGATGTTATTCTTGCTCAAAAAGTAGATACTGCGCTTGAAAATAATTTAGAAATTATTTTTTGTTTTGGTGAAGTATTAGAAGATAGAAAATCTGATAATCATTTTAAAGTTGTAGAAAGTCAATTGAAAAATGGATTATTTCATCTGAAGAAAGAAGATTTTGCTAATATTATTTTAGCATACGAACCTGTTTGGGCAATTGGAACTGGTGAAACAGCATCACCAGAACAAGCTCAAGAAATGCATGCTTTTGTTAGAGCAACTATAGCAAAAGAATATGGTGATACAATAGCAAACGATATTTCAATTTTATACGGTGGAAGTGTAAAGCCTGAAAATGCAGAAGAGATTTTTTCGAAAGCAGATGTAGACGGAGGATTAATTGGTGGAGCAGCTTTAAAAGCAGAAGACTTTGTAACGATTATTAAATCAATATAA
- a CDS encoding VF530 family protein, protein MDINNNNNQPTDKQQESKFSEDVALKNEENSKEEKPVKRKRRQATQEQLNNPLHGVKLAQILESLVAYYGWEYLGERVNIRCFKNNPSMKSSLGFLRRTTWAREHVEDVYLDMLKEKEEFK, encoded by the coding sequence ATGGATATCAATAATAATAATAATCAGCCAACTGATAAACAGCAGGAGTCAAAGTTTTCAGAAGATGTAGCGTTAAAAAATGAGGAAAACTCGAAGGAAGAAAAACCTGTTAAACGAAAAAGAAGACAGGCTACTCAAGAACAATTAAATAATCCACTTCACGGAGTAAAATTAGCTCAAATTTTAGAGAGTTTAGTTGCGTATTATGGTTGGGAGTATTTGGGTGAGCGTGTTAATATTCGCTGTTTTAAAAATAATCCTTCTATGAAGTCAAGTCTTGGTTTTTTAAGAAGAACAACTTGGGCTAGAGAGCATGTTGAAGATGTTTATTTAGATATGTTAAAAGAAAAGGAAGAATTTAAATAA
- a CDS encoding SsrA-binding protein, translating into MKKYFFKAIAKINKLLLPSFTKRNLDISNASKIQLAIIGWRAFITINSLD; encoded by the coding sequence ATGAAAAAATATTTTTTTAAAGCCATAGCAAAAATAAATAAACTACTACTACCCTCTTTTACAAAAAGAAATTTAGATATTTCTAATGCATCTAAAATTCAATTAGCAATTATTGGGTGGCGTGCCTTTATTACTATAAATTCATTAGATTAA
- a CDS encoding AIR synthase related protein, translated as MSQEISKRYAQRGVSASKEDVHNAIKNIDKGLFPKAFCKIVPDYLTNDEDYCLIMHADGAGTKSSLAYMYWKETGDISVWKGIAQDALIMNIDDLLCVGATDNIMLSSTIGRNKSKIPGEVLSAIINGTEELIEDLKGFGVTIHSTGGETADVGDLVRTIIVDSTVTARMKRTDVVDNANIKAGDVIVGLESFGQATYETEYNGGMGSNGLTSARHDVFDNYLATKYPESFDAAVPEDLVYSGKMKLTDAVENSPIDAGKLVLSPTRTYAPIIKEILSKFNSDTVHGMIHCSGGAQTKILHFVDELHIVKDNMFPVPPLFKLIQEQSKTDWKEMYQVFNCGHRMEIYVSPEVADDIIAISKSYNVNAQIVGRVEASETKKLTINSEFGTFNY; from the coding sequence ATGAGTCAAGAAATATCTAAGCGTTACGCGCAAAGAGGAGTGTCAGCTTCAAAAGAAGATGTTCACAATGCTATAAAGAATATTGATAAAGGTTTATTTCCAAAAGCTTTTTGTAAAATAGTTCCAGATTATTTAACCAATGATGAAGATTATTGTTTGATTATGCACGCCGATGGTGCAGGAACAAAATCATCATTAGCATATATGTATTGGAAAGAAACAGGAGATATTTCTGTTTGGAAAGGAATTGCCCAAGATGCATTAATAATGAATATTGATGATTTATTATGTGTTGGAGCAACCGATAATATTATGTTATCGTCTACAATAGGACGTAACAAAAGTAAAATTCCTGGTGAAGTTTTATCAGCAATTATTAACGGAACAGAAGAGTTAATCGAAGACTTAAAAGGTTTTGGTGTAACTATTCATTCAACAGGTGGTGAAACTGCTGATGTTGGTGATTTAGTACGTACTATTATTGTAGATTCTACTGTAACAGCTCGTATGAAACGTACTGATGTTGTTGATAATGCAAATATTAAAGCTGGTGATGTAATTGTAGGTTTGGAGTCTTTCGGACAAGCAACTTATGAAACTGAGTATAATGGTGGAATGGGTTCTAACGGATTAACATCTGCTCGTCATGATGTTTTTGACAACTATTTAGCAACCAAATATCCTGAAAGTTTTGATGCAGCTGTTCCTGAGGATTTAGTGTATTCTGGGAAAATGAAATTAACAGATGCTGTTGAAAATTCTCCAATTGATGCAGGTAAATTAGTTTTATCTCCAACAAGAACATACGCACCAATTATTAAAGAAATTTTATCAAAATTTAATTCTGATACGGTTCACGGAATGATTCATTGTTCTGGTGGAGCGCAAACTAAAATTTTACATTTTGTTGATGAGTTACATATTGTAAAAGATAATATGTTTCCAGTTCCGCCTTTATTTAAATTGATACAAGAGCAATCAAAAACAGATTGGAAAGAAATGTATCAAGTATTTAACTGTGGTCATAGAATGGAAATTTATGTATCTCCTGAAGTTGCAGATGATATTATAGCGATTTCAAAATCGTACAATGTGAATGCACAAATTGTAGGTAGAGTAGAAGCTTCTGAAACCAAAAAACTTACTATAAATAGTGAATTTGGGACTTTTAATTATTAA